In Rutidosis leptorrhynchoides isolate AG116_Rl617_1_P2 chromosome 6, CSIRO_AGI_Rlap_v1, whole genome shotgun sequence, the DNA window gttggtttgtagatccaatctaagtgtgttgctgaatttgtgataatggattaggtactttccattgacgagttgcggattacttggaagcatttcttcaaggcgacaaggtgagtgttaatatcctatgtgcatatgtatgtgtaggatgggtgcgggtcgggtgaagtagttctcggttatagagctcacttcacatataggtggatttgatggacttgtgtataggtccaattggcacggttgtgcgttttggttgattacctttggcgaggtacacgttgtgtgtacgttatcacacgtggttgtgatttggatgttataaccccaaaggcgaagggttgatattgttgtgatgtggataaccccgatgtggtggattttataatcccgtgaccgtgggtttgatgttgtgaagtgaatctcgggtagtgcggattcatgatgactcgggttgttcggtcatcttattgatgaggtagtgaatctcgagttgtgcgaattcactaaggctcgggtagttcggccaacctcggttgttgaattggtgaagaagtgaatatcgggttgtgcgaattcactaaggctcgggttgttcggccaatcttcattgtggtgtctggcattcggtaatgggttaaggggttaaccttattcgtttatatatatatatatatatatatatatatatatatatatatattgttgtattgtcgtgatgtagctaaccctccgggtgtagctatttggcgttgttcacatcctcgttggtgaacttatgttggttgttgtatctttagctcgttgcttagtgatcgtacggtatgcttagactagcttgcctttatgcttggatgctccggtatgcggtatttgattatttgtgtggcgtgtccattttatgcatatatatgtatgtagtatgttaacattcactaagcgttagcttaccctctcgttgtttacatttttataggtttgcatgtttggcggctcgggtaagcttggggattagagatcttggctaggttgcttagaagatcttgcttttgtattcgattaggatttgggtagcgtagtcccaaatcaccatgctcggttttggttggaaactaagctagtcgggtcgtgtatgtccgtttggacaattaatcaatgtattaaatgttttaaggtttattaaaccttctattgtattaaagatgtttatggaaacacaattgggacctaaagtgttatttaaagcgtattaaaaggaaaaaaattttatgggccggttttaatacgggttgggttctaACAGTTCTATTATgtccttaatgtatgtggatatgattaaaggagaaagaaaaggTAAGGGTAAAACAAGAAAAATAAACAGAAAGTAAAGTAATtttatgaaattttctttaactgtGTGTTTTtgatctattgactattaatatgaGACGAGGGAGTATCTTAATTCTTAAACTATTAAAaaagtaaagaaaaaaaaattaaggcaaacaaaaaaaaaaaatactggaagAAGAAACATTAGAAATCGGAAAAGAAAAGTAAAGGAAAAGAAAGGAAAGGAAAGGAAAGGAAAGGGAGAAGATACAACCAAAACAAACGCGAAGTCGTCGCTGTAAAACCTTCTCCCCTTCTTTGACCGCCGACGATATACACACCAAAAAAGCAGCTTAAGGTTCTTGAGATCTCATTTATTGTTCTTTTCTTTCTAATTTTACTATAATTttgatataatttaattaattgaCACACAACTTTGTTAACTCTTATTTTCTGTATCTGCAAGTCGTTTCAGTGATGGCTGGTCGTTTCGATCCTAATCCTTTTGACGAAGGAGACGAAGTTAATCCATTCGCGGTAACTTATAAAATTTTGTTATTTGATTGTTAAATAAACGCTATACTGTTTTAGGCACTAAGCTAGGGTTTGATTTTGTACTTTACTTGCATATTCTTCTGTTGATATTTACTCGCTGATGAAATTTGATTCATTTTAGTACGTTTTGTTGACCTAAATTGTGGATCTGCTTTTTGTTATAGTTTATGTTTACGTGAATAAGCTTGATTCAAATAACCCGCTGCGTATATGTTGAGATTGCAATAATTATGTAGCAATGTATATGCATATTATTTAAAATACTTGTATACATGTATATGTGTTTATATGCATATGCATATTAATATGGGGCTGATTTGTGAGACTGACTATTTTCTAGTTTTAGATAGCAGAATGTGGCGTAATGTCAGTTGGTTGCGATACACAATCACAAGTACACAGTAATTATAGCATGAATATATTAGTTAAAAAGTTTCACTGCTTCAATAATATTCGAAGGTTGTTGATAGGATTCTTCTCATATAGTATCCGAGTTTAAATAGTATGCGAGTAAAAAAGGCCAACTATTTGGAACTCCTTTGGTGGAATCCAATctagctgttcaaaaaaaaaaaaaaaaaaaaaaggccagCTTAATTTTATATGAGAAGTCAAAATGATTAACGGTAAGGTACAAATTTTGATATACATGCTACTTTACTGCTGCAACAATTTTCTTAGAATAGTTGGGTCTGCAAAGTGATAGAAGATTGTAAGTTTTTATCATGCTTAACAGGCTGTCCCGTTCATTGATTGTTCACAAGAAAGCAGCACTTACTGAAGATGTGAACATCAAATAATTTGAACAGTTCATATGGTGTTGTTTTAGTGTTACTGTTTTCAATACATTGTATTGAGATTGTGAAGTGATATAGTTACATTAACAGGATCAGGGAACTGGTGGTAAAGGAGGCGGCAAGACAAATTATTCCGGAGGTTCATTCTATACTTCAGTAAGTCTAAGACCTTCTCCTTCATTACATATTATCATTATGGCAACTAGGATTTTCTTGTTTGTTTAACTTATGTTAGTGTGTAACATGTGTATACACACACTGACACACCATCAAATATGACTAGTTCGTACTCATGTTATACATCTGAAATACATCCATTCTCTTTTGTCATTACAATatatatttgtgttatataatggtTGAGTATATTATCGTGTTCATATTCTTTGTTTGTTGCACTACATGATATCTTCATTTTCATCAAATCTTGTCATACATTCTTTCACAACAATTTTTTTGTAGGTTGAGGTTTTCGTACTATTTGTTTAGTGAAAATTCTTTTTCTTCTGATTGTTGTGTAATTTTGGCTGAATTTGCAGAGTGTTCCTCCTGCTACAAACTCCCGACTATCGCCTCTTCCTCATGAACCTGCTGATTTTTATGACAGGAACACCCCAGTTGACATTCCTCTAGATTCAGCTTCGGTAATTTTGAATGTCGAATCTTGTTATATTCATGGTTGTAAAATTCGGACAACTAGGCTGACTAGTCCCGATTAGTTGGTATTTTGAAGTAGTCCGTCCAATTAGGCCAAGTCGGTTAAAGGTTGCCGGTCAACGGGTCAGTATCGTTCAAAAGTTAATAAATAGTCCGTCAAAGTTGGATTTTTTCGGTCAAAAATTGGTCAAAAACCAGTTGACGTAAAAAGTTGGTCAACATCCGACTAGTTTTTTGACTTAATCGACTAGTCCTTATAAGGTCCCGACTGACTATTCCCCGACTACTGAGTTTTACAATCTTGAACATATTTATCATAGTGGTCTAAAAAAATTAAACGTGATTGACATTTTGATATGACTACCTTTTTAAATAACTATTGTTGTTATTTCTgtgaaattaattaatttttgaAAGGGTTTGCAAATCAACTCTAGAAGATTCAGTTTATGAAAATAAGTTAGAGACCACTAACACACTTATCAATTTGAACTGTAGCTGTCAATTATTTAATGAGTAACTGCCATATCTTTTTACTAACCTCTGTTGCTTTGTGTTACCGATTTTAAAGGATTTGAAGAAGAAAGAGAAAGAGCTGCAAGCTAGAGAAGCTGATTTGAGAAAGAGGGAAGAGGTAATATTTATGTGAATAATGTTTTTTTCCTTCTCTTTTTCAGTTTGGTGTAtctgtgattatcatcaaaaggaCATTAAATAATCTTAAATTGTTTTGCTTCTACTAATACTTTTCTGTTTGAGTCGTTGGGATGGCATTATGTACATACAAAACACTCTGCGATCGTAGATTTGTAGTAACTAGTTTGGGTGTTTAGATGATTCTACCTTTCGAAAAGCTTTTAATCAATTGACCGACTGATGCTATGCAGCTAGTAAAAAGAAAGGAAGAGGCGGCTGCACGAGGTGTGTTTCCTTCTGTGTATTTGTGTCCGATTCTCATATGAAAATGACTTGTTAATATGAAGTGTAACTGGAAGAAATTGCCTAAATATTAGAACAACTTAATCGCAACGTAAAAGATTTGCATAATCTGATGTTAACAACAATGAACATGACTACATGAGTAGTTGACAAATCTGCTTGTTGTTTCCAGCTGGTATTGTTCTTGAGGAGAAAAATTGGCCGCCGTTTTTTCCTATCATTCACCATGATATTGCAAACGAGATTCCAATTCATCTACAGAAGTTGCAATATGTTGCATTCTCTACCTATTTGGGTAATTTTAACATGGCCATCTTAAATTTGTTTTTTAATCTTCTTGCCAGTTCTGTGATAATGATCAATAGACGTCTTCTCAGGGACCCACATGATATTAATGAGATTTGTAAAATGATGCTTTTTGATAGTTAAATTTGTCATAACGAATTGAATCCATACTTGTATAAGTTTAAGCAATAAGATTTGAAACAAAGCCACCTCTAAtacatttttatttgtttttttatcACGTGCAGGTTTGGTACTTTGTCTTCTGTGGAATATAATAGCCACCACAACAGCTTGGATTAAAGGAGAAGGTGTGTATGAGTCAGCCTTTGCTGCAGCCTTTATGCTTTTAACATCTATTATATATTTGTTATTACATTTGGGATTATTACTgttggtatattatatatatatatatatatatatatatatatatatatatatatatatatatatatatatatatatatatatatatatatatatgcgtgtgtTCTGCTAGATCCGAAGATCTGGTTTCTTGCTCTTATATACTTCATATCAGGAGTTCCACTTGCCTATGTATTGTGGTACAGGCCTCTTTATCGTGCGTTCAGGTAAATGCCCGGTCTCTTTAAATTATATCTTCGTATGTACGCAAATATCATTTTGTTGTTCTGTGAAAAGAGTAGGCACATTAGTCTACTTAGCTGAAAAATTTGCGAAGTTAGCAAAACATGCAATTATGAACACTTATTGCAACATCTATGGTATTATTATACTCGAATTTTTTATTTTTCTTGGGAAAAAAAAAGCGGTAACATTAACGGACCCAAAAATCAAACAAGTACAATCGATACAAAGGGAATCCAGACCAAGGCTAACAAACGATAAAAACGCATTACCTAAAACAAACGGTCTCACTAATAGGGTGGAAACACACATTTTTAGGAAACTAATTTATATCTAACACGCAACAAGGAAACACAACTACCGATTGCAATAAACAAGGTTAAAAAATAAGCTGGCGCTGGCGGTCAAGAAAACACCGATCGCCGCTGCAACCAAATTATTAAACATAAACAAACCGCCGACAACCGACTGGGTTATCACCAGCAACCAAGCCGGATAATAGTTCTGACCCCAACAAACAAACCCACCACGACCAAGCATCGGAGCAAGAGAACGTGTCACCAGATAAAGCCGAAGGAGTCGCCTGACAGAAACAGTCAGCAGCAGTTCTGGCCAAAATGATGCCGGCCGGAAAAGCCTTCCACCTTAATCAGAAGCTGGGTAAAACTAAACTCCAGCGATGAAGAACAAATCCGGCGAGAGATGTAACCACACCAAAACCCCGAACGAACAAGAGGAGCACGAAGGAGAAGCAACGGAGAACACTGGTGGTCGAGAGAACATCGAAAAACACCGGTGATGGCGCAGCAACGGAAGAGAGAACCGAACGTCGCCGGAGAACAAACGACAAAAGGAAGGAGAACAATAAACGTTTAACCATCCCACCACGAGAATGGATGTAGAGATGGGTAATGGCCGACGAAGCAACCTTAACACCATTGGAGAAAATGACAGTCGGACAGAAAAAAAGAGAAAAGGATCACCGGCGAGATGGCGGTGGCCGGAGAAGGAAACACCACCTGGAAATACAAACTGAAAATAATGATCGGATAAGATGAAGAAAGGTGGTGGCATTAGAAGCAGGAATAGATTTAGGGTTTTTGTTAAATGAAGAGAGAAGTTGAGAGATTTTTTTGGCAATACTGAAATTTGTTGTTACTGCAACATCTATGATACGGAGGGAGTACAAAAGGCAAGGCAGCTTTAAATTCATTTAGCAACTTAGCATTTTACTTGTGTCGGCTCGATTTGTATAATGTAGTAGTAAAGTAATGCAGAACAAACAAAGATCAACAGTTTAGATGCTATAGGGAGAAACAAATATAGAAGCCCTCGAAACAGAGAAACAAATCAAATTGTAATGCAGAAGAAATTGAGAGAAACAAATCAAATTGTATTTGTTCCATTGTTATGCCATGTGCATACAACTAGAATGGAGACGTAAGATGATAAATTGAGAATGGGCAATCATGGTTTTAACTAATTGaattttacttattttttttttttttttttttggtattgcAGGAGTGAAAGTGCATTAAAGTTCACTTGGTTCTTTATTTTTTACTTGGTAAGGTTCTCATGGCATCGTCATATTAGTCTGTTTTGGGGTAATTGGTAATATTATTATATCATCCTGAATTGCGCGTTATTGTTTATATGGTTGGTAACAGGTTCATATAGGCTTCGTCATATTTGCTGCAGTTGCCCCCCCTGTTGTCTTCAAAGGAAAATCCCTAGCGTGAGTTGCCCCTCCTGTTGCTTCGTCATCTTTCATTGCTGCAGCTGGCTCAGGATCTGTTTGTTTCTACAAACTGATCAGTATATAACTAGGATGTAACTGTGTTGGTAAATGGGAGTGATTTGTACACCATCAAAAAATTTCCTTACTGTGCCAGCCTTGTTTCGGTGTACAACTAGTTGGTGCATGGAGAAGTTTAATTGGTGTACAAATCATCACTCGTTTGTAAAACCAAACAATACGGATCAGTTTGGTTTGAATCATCAAGAACTTATGTTTCTATAAATGCGTTAGTTTCATCTGACCCTTGACTTTAACACATATATATTCTTTTCCGGTAACAGAGGGATCCTACCAGCAGTTGACCTTGTAGGTGGCCATGCTTTGGTTGGGGTAAGTTCTCTTGCAACTCGTCAAATTCGGTTATCCTCTTTCTTTAAGTATACTAATTAAGTGTATTTTTCTTTTGTTTTGTAGATTTTCTATTTTGTAGGATTCGGGCTATTCTGTCTCGAGTCTTTACTTAGCATCTGGGTTATTCAGGTTCGTCTTTTAACactgttataaaaagttataaggtttttctTGTTCAGGTTACCCTCTTCCGGGAGTAATCCAACCCCATACTCTACTATATGCAGCCTATCAAGATTACTCCTTGGCTGTTTCCTCTCCAACCCTTTCCTAGCCACCACAAGATTCGAACCTGAGATTCGAACCTAACCTGGGCTACCTTGTGATGGTtatagaaaataaatattaaacattcaaacAAATACATGTGAGGGTCCCAACCAATGGGTTACCTTGTGATTGTGATGGTTATAGAAAATAAATATCAAACATTCAAACAAATACCGATCATgaacaaaaattaatattaataataatatgaaaattcTGTAATCATAATGCAGCAAGTATACATGTATTTCCGGGGAAGTGGTAAGGCAGCGGAAATGAGACGTGACGTTGCTAGAGGTGCAGTGCGGGCAGCTATATAAGTTGGTGTCGCTCTGCCGGAATTTATGACGATGTATGGACTTTTACTTTTCAGTGGACATAAAATGGCGGCTACGTGGACATGATGGGGATGTTAATTTTGAAAGCTAATTTTCCGCAATGTTTTTGATTTTGTGAAAGAGTTAAAACGATTTCAGATATATATAGATAGCTGTGAAAATCTGGTAGATTGCCAATGTAAATCTTGTGTTATATGATATTCtgctttttttctgttttgcttaaAAGATCTGATTTTATTTGTTTCTTAACATTTTTTTAGCAAGACTTTCTATTTGTTAATGTATCAAAAACAGTGTTGCTTTTGCTCAAGTAGGTTTTTGCAGCTGATTTATATTCCGTCAAAATGACCAGTATATTAACAGATATTTGAAATCTTTGAAAATCAAATTGCTTAGGTTAATAACCCGGTCCCGGTGAGTCAAAATTGGGTTTCATGGTTAAATCAATCctacatattttattttattaagtatgaaaataataaaatactcCGTATACAATATATACTCCGTactgtaaaataaaaaaaagaattGAGTCCGTgctgtaatagtaataatacaaacTTTATTATATGAAATGCAAAGTGTGATGATCAATACATCTACAAAGAGAGCCAATATCAAAATTCAGCATATATAACACATACATATATTAAACGGAGTATAGtatattatgatttatgttgtgtgTGATCAAatgattatattttttttaacaataaGCCACACACTTCTTGCAATCCATCGTGCACCCACCTCCGCCACCACCGCCACCATACCCCTTACCGGACTGGCTATAAGCAGCAAAGCATTTAGCCGGACACGTCAGCTTTTTCTTGTAACAAGCTCCTTTATCTTTACAAATCACACTTGGTCTAATCACTCCACTTTTAGTGTGTCCACCTTTTGGGCCTCCATAACCCGACCCATACCCGCCTCCCACACCATTTCCAGGCCAGTTATTACCAAACCCGGGTATGTTTAACCCGCCACCTGAACCAGGTCCAAAGTAGCCGTTGTTGCCGCTGTCTTGACCAcctttcttgttggtgttcttggaCTTGTTGGTATTTGGGTCGGGTCGGGTTGCAATAGTGATAGTGATTAAAAGGAAGAAAATGAAGAAGGAAGGAATGATGAGGTTTTTCATTGTGACGTCTTGATGAATATCTTTTTTTTTTCAGAAGG includes these proteins:
- the LOC139852406 gene encoding secretory carrier-associated membrane protein 3-like isoform X1, whose protein sequence is MAGRFDPNPFDEGDEVNPFADQGTGGKGGGKTNYSGGSFYTSSVPPATNSRLSPLPHEPADFYDRNTPVDIPLDSASDLKKKEKELQAREADLRKREELVKRKEEAAARAGIVLEEKNWPPFFPIIHHDIANEIPIHLQKLQYVAFSTYLGLVLCLLWNIIATTTAWIKGEDPKIWFLALIYFISGVPLAYVLWYRPLYRAFRSESALKFTWFFIFYLVHIGFVIFAAVAPPVVFKGKSLAGILPAVDLVGGHALVGIFYFVGFGLFCLESLLSIWVIQQVYMYFRGSGKAAEMRRDVARGAVRAAI
- the LOC139852406 gene encoding secretory carrier-associated membrane protein 3-like isoform X2, which produces MAGRFDPNPFDEGDEVNPFADQGTGGKGGGKTNYSGGSFYTSSVPPATNSRLSPLPHEPADFYDRNTPVDIPLDSASDLKKKEKELQAREADLRKREELVKRKEEAAARAGIVLEEKNWPPFFPIIHHDIANEIPIHLQKLQYVAFSTYLGLVLCLLWNIIATTTAWIKGEGVPLAYVLWYRPLYRAFRSESALKFTWFFIFYLVHIGFVIFAAVAPPVVFKGKSLAGILPAVDLVGGHALVGIFYFVGFGLFCLESLLSIWVIQQVYMYFRGSGKAAEMRRDVARGAVRAAI
- the LOC139855647 gene encoding uncharacterized protein, whose translation is MKNLIIPSFFIFFLLITITIATRPDPNTNKSKNTNKKGGQDSGNNGYFGPGSGGGLNIPGFGNNWPGNGVGGGYGSGYGGPKGGHTKSGVIRPSVICKDKGACYKKKLTCPAKCFAAYSQSGKGYGGGGGGGGCTMDCKKCVAYC